DNA sequence from the bacterium genome:
GAATACTTTGAGGACAAGAAACTGAAGTTCAAGAAACAGCTGACCTTCCCTTTCTTTGTTGTAAACAAACTCATTATCCTCAAAGGCCGGATCAAAAAATCTTCCGGCGATCTGGACATCCTTGTCGATACCGGGGCAGATTCAAGTTTCATTTCTGCAGCCGCAGCAAAACGTTTTGTAACGATTAATTACCCTTTGAGCATGCAGTTACGAAACCAGGCAAAAATCACCGGCGTGGGCGGCAAAGCAAATAACCTGTTGATCGCGGAAAATGTCGAGGTTGGAATCGGCGAACTCTCCAAAAACTTCAACAATATGTTCGCCGTGAACTTCGCGGAAACCAGCGAGGCGCTCGGTTTGGAGATCGATCTTCTGTTGGGCCGCGACTTCCTCGAAGGATATACGCTTTTGATCGATTACCGCAATCGACAAATCACCTTCCTTAAGTAATGAGTCATGAGCAATGAGGACACCTCGGGCGGTCTCATCACTCATTACTCATTGCTTTGGCACTTCTTTCGTGGGTCTTGCATTTATTTCAAAGTGGAATATGATTACAGATGTCTATGGAGATCTGTAGATAAAAATTGCTGAAAGCCTTCCGCATATCGGCTCCGCTTTTCGGATTCTAACCTGTTGTCCTTACTGAAATGGGCGAATCGAGAGTGTGGTGAGAGTTGGGATGTCCCTTTCAGTTTTCAAGGAGAATTTGAATGCAAAAGAAGCTATTCGTAGGCGGTTTGTCCTACAACACAGATGTTGAAGAAGTGAGACAACTTTTCATGCAAGCAGGAGAAGTGGTTTCCGCCAACATTATCCGCGATAAGTTCACAAACCAGTCCCGTGGATTTGGTTTCGTAGAAATGGCAACCGAAGAACAGGCAGCAGAAGCAATTAAGATGTTTAATGGCAAAGAGCTTGGCGGCCGGAATCTGGTTGTTAACGAATCCAGACCGCAGGAAAAAAGAAGTTTCAGCGGACCGCGTAGTGGCGGCGGCGGTGGTGGCTTTCAGAAGCGCAGAGAACCGCGCTGGTAAGGCTATAATTCCGCAAAAACCCTCCGGAGACCTCCGGAGGGTTTTTCTTTAAATGAACGGCGCCCATCAGGAATACTCATCCAGACTCCAACAACAGCAAGAGAGAATCCGCGGGTTATCGCGAATCGATTCCTTACTTTCGACCGCGCGCGGAATACTGTTCGTAATCTTTGTGCTGTTGTTTTTCTACATTTTTAACAGCAGGGGAGCCTATCTTTGGATCACACTGCCTGCCATCCTGTTTGCGATTGCCGTTGTGATGCATGAACGGATCATTGATCGCAAGAACCTGGCATTGCGAATCGCATCTTTTTATGAGCGTGGTCTTGCGCGGATCGAACATCGCTGGATGGGACAGGGAATCCAGGGAAATCAATTTCAAGACGCCACGCATCCTTACAGCGAGGACCTCGATCTGTTTGGGTCCGGATCGCTTTTTGAGCTGCTCTGCACCGCGCGGACGCAAAGCGGCGAGCAAATTCTGGCTGATTGGCTCAAGAAGAAGGCCGAACAAAACGAGATACCCGAACGGCAGTCCGCCGTTCAGGATTTGCGAACCCGTCTCCATTTTCGGGAAGATCTCGCGTCTCAAGGGACCGATGTTCGCAACCGCATGCGCCCGGAAACCCTGATCCATTGGGCTGAAAAGAGTCCGGTTCCCTTTGCAAAAGGCCTCCGCGCCGCAACTTCTTTTTCCGTTTTGTTTACATTTTTAACGCTCTATGGATGGTCTCAATTAGGTTGGGGCTGGAATCCATTCGTGATTGTAACCATTTTGCAAATCATGTTCTTGAGACATCTGGGCAATCGTGTCATTGAAATCACACAGGGCGCAGAAGGAGCTCATCAGGAACTCAAACTGCTTTCGTCGCTTCTGGAGCGGATTGAAACAGAAAACTTCCAATCTCGCTACTTGCAGCACGTTCAACAGGAAATGAGAAGCGAAGGGATTGTGCCTTCCCGGCAGATCCGCAAAATGGGAACTCTGCTGGAGTTGCTGGACTGGCAACGGAATCAGCTTTTCGCGCCTATTGCGATTTTGCTGTTGTGGCAGCCGCATCTGGCCTTTGCTCTGGAAGATTGGCGCAAGAAGTACGGCAAAAAAATTCGTTTCTGGATCCGGTCAGTCGGTGAAATCGAAGCTATTAGCTCTCTCGCCTGTTACTCTTATGAACATCCGGAAGATCCATTCCCTGATGTTGTGGAAGATGCCTGCTTTGAAGGAACCGACCTTGGCCATCCTTTAATACCGGAGAATCAATGCGTCAGAAACAGCATTGAACTCAATCCCGGAAGACGCTTAAAAATAGTAAGTGGCTCCAACATGTCAGGAAAGAGCACATTTCTGCGTACGATTGGAGTGAATGCAATACTCGCTTTAGCGGGCGCGCCGGTCCGCGCAAAACAATTGCGCCTTTCGCGGCTTTCGATTGGAGCTTCCATTCACATTCTGGATTCCTTGCAAACCGGCAGCTCGCGCTTCTATGCGGAAATTACCAGGTTGAGACAAATTATGGATCTCGCTCAGAAAGAGCCTCCACTACTTTTTTTGCTGGACGAAATCTTACATGGAACAAATTCCGCGGAT
Encoded proteins:
- a CDS encoding DNA mismatch repair protein MutS, whose translation is MNGAHQEYSSRLQQQQERIRGLSRIDSLLSTARGILFVIFVLLFFYIFNSRGAYLWITLPAILFAIAVVMHERIIDRKNLALRIASFYERGLARIEHRWMGQGIQGNQFQDATHPYSEDLDLFGSGSLFELLCTARTQSGEQILADWLKKKAEQNEIPERQSAVQDLRTRLHFREDLASQGTDVRNRMRPETLIHWAEKSPVPFAKGLRAATSFSVLFTFLTLYGWSQLGWGWNPFVIVTILQIMFLRHLGNRVIEITQGAEGAHQELKLLSSLLERIETENFQSRYLQHVQQEMRSEGIVPSRQIRKMGTLLELLDWQRNQLFAPIAILLLWQPHLAFALEDWRKKYGKKIRFWIRSVGEIEAISSLACYSYEHPEDPFPDVVEDACFEGTDLGHPLIPENQCVRNSIELNPGRRLKIVSGSNMSGKSTFLRTIGVNAILALAGAPVRAKQLRLSRLSIGASIHILDSLQTGSSRFYAEITRLRQIMDLAQKEPPLLFLLDEILHGTNSADRLVGADAIVRGLQRRNAMGLLTTHDLALTNIAEKLGPIAENIHFQDHIEDGRIAFDYRVHPGVVQKSNAIALMRAVGLEV
- a CDS encoding RNA-binding protein — protein: MQKKLFVGGLSYNTDVEEVRQLFMQAGEVVSANIIRDKFTNQSRGFGFVEMATEEQAAEAIKMFNGKELGGRNLVVNESRPQEKRSFSGPRSGGGGGGFQKRREPRW